A genome region from Nicotiana tabacum cultivar K326 chromosome 13, ASM71507v2, whole genome shotgun sequence includes the following:
- the LOC142168367 gene encoding uncharacterized protein LOC142168367, translating to MTEIESENEGQTINIENMQQTIGITEKLVETLNSFSSHEFDDSENELLDFNPMLDKGVTGKQRVEGGRERISVEDYIYELKRTNPGSLIHVKLTENEIANRSYIFHRIYICFAARKEGFKASCRKIVGVDSCWLKGPMYGTQLSIEVGLDANNNIFPIAYAVVEKETRDTWSWFLNYLSIDLEIDDYGGWTFMSDKQKCLLEAFIFGLLQAFNDVLPFVSHRFCVRHLYDNFRRTGFSGFSLRNAFWAAAKSMMVKFFHDRMSDLLNLDANVVSWLNDKPPSEWSRSHFNPNAKCDILLNIMCESFNSMILEARDKPIIILLEKSRYILMAWIQANRDKGEKWNLSDVCPRIKDILHKNELAAATFIP from the exons ATGACAGAGATAGAATCTGAGAATGAAGGTCAAACAATAAACATTGAAAATATGCAACAAACTATTGGAATTACTGAGAAACTAGTTGAAACATTAAACTCGTTTAGTAGTCATGAGTTTGACGATTCTGAAAATGAACTATTAGATTTCAATCCAATGCTTGATAAGGGAGTTACTGGAAAACAACGCGTTGAAGGTGGTAGAGAGCGTATTAGTGTCGAG GACTACATCTATGAGCTTAAAAGGACAAATCCAGGTAGTTTGATTCATGtgaaattaacagaaaatgaaaTAGCTAACAGGTCATATATATTTCACAGAATTTATATATGTTTTGCTGCTCGTAAGGAAGGCTTCAAGGCCAGTTGTAGAAAGATAGTTGGTGTAGATAGTTGTTGGTTAAAGGGACCGATGTATGGAACTCAATTGTCAATAGAAGTTGGACTTGATGCTAATAATAACATATTCCCAATCGCATATGCAGTTGTTGAAAAGGAAACACGGGATACGTGGTCATGGTTTTTGAACTACTTGTCTATTGATTTGGAGATTGATGATTATGGTGGTTGGACCTTCATGTCAGATAAACAAAAATGTCTTCTTGAAGCATTTATATTCG GTCTTCTTCAGGCATTTAACGATGTGTTGCCATTCGTCAGTCATAGATTCTGCGTGAGACACCTCTATGACAATTTTAGGAGGACTGGCTTTAGTGGTTTCTCCTTAAGGAATGCATTTTGGGCTGCTGCAAAGTCTATGATGGTGAAGTTCTTTCATGATCGCATGTCTGACCTTTTAAATTTAGATGCAAATGTTGTTTCTTGGTTAAATGACAAACCACCAAGTGAATGGTCTAGATCTCACTTCAATCCAAATGCTAAGTGTGATATCTTGTTGAATATCATGTGTGAATCTTTTAATAGCATGATACTTGAGGCTCGAGACAAGCCCATTATAATATTGTTAGAGAAATCAAGATACATATTGATGGCTTGGATACAAGCTAACAGGGATAAAGGAGAAAAATGGAATCTGAGTGATGTTTGCCCTAGAATCAAGGATATTTTACACAAAAATGAGCTGGCAGCAGCTACGTTTATTCCTTAA